Proteins encoded by one window of Pseudomonas sp. LS44:
- the argH gene encoding argininosuccinate lyase — MSEKTNQSWGGRFSEPVDAFVARFTASVDFDKRLYRHDIMGSIAHASMLAQVGVLTAAERDAIEAGLKQIQTEIEAGQFDWRVDLEDVHMNIEARLTDRIGVTGKKLHTGRSRNDQVATDIRLWLRDKIDLILAEITRLQQGLLGLAETEADTIMPGFTHLQTAQPVTFGHHLLAWFEMLSRDYERLVDCRKRVNRLPLGSAALAGTTYPIQRELTAQLLGFDQVGGNSLDGVSDRDFAIEFCAAASLAMMHLSRFSEELVLWTSAQFQFIDLPDRFCTGSSIMPQKKNPDVPELVRGKSGRVFGALMGLLTLMKGQPLAYNKDNQEDKEPLFDAADTLRDSLRAFADMVPAIKPKREIMREAARRGFSTATDLADYLVRKGLPFRDCHEIVGHAVKYGVDSGKDLAEMSLAELRQFSDQIDDDVFAVLTLEGSVNARDHIGGTAPNQVRAAVARGKTLLAGR, encoded by the coding sequence ATGAGCGAAAAAACCAACCAGTCCTGGGGCGGCCGCTTCAGCGAGCCCGTCGACGCCTTCGTCGCCCGCTTCACCGCCTCCGTCGATTTCGACAAGCGCCTGTACCGCCACGACATCATGGGCTCGATCGCCCACGCGAGCATGCTCGCGCAGGTCGGCGTACTGACCGCGGCTGAGCGTGACGCCATCGAGGCTGGGCTCAAGCAGATCCAGACGGAAATCGAAGCGGGTCAGTTCGATTGGCGCGTCGATCTGGAAGACGTGCACATGAACATCGAGGCGCGTCTGACCGACCGCATCGGCGTCACCGGCAAGAAGCTGCACACCGGCCGTTCGCGCAACGACCAGGTGGCCACTGACATCCGCCTGTGGCTGCGCGATAAGATCGACCTGATCCTCGCCGAAATCACCCGCCTGCAGCAGGGCCTGCTCGGCCTCGCCGAAACCGAAGCCGACACCATCATGCCCGGTTTCACTCACCTGCAGACCGCCCAGCCGGTGACCTTCGGCCACCACTTGCTGGCCTGGTTCGAGATGCTCAGCCGCGACTACGAGCGCCTGGTCGACTGCCGCAAGCGGGTGAACCGCCTGCCGCTGGGTTCGGCGGCGCTGGCCGGCACCACCTACCCGATCCAGCGCGAGCTGACCGCGCAACTGCTCGGTTTCGATCAGGTCGGCGGCAACTCGCTGGACGGTGTATCGGATCGCGACTTCGCCATCGAATTCTGTGCCGCCGCTTCGCTGGCGATGATGCACCTGTCGCGCTTCTCCGAAGAGCTGGTGCTGTGGACGTCTGCGCAATTCCAGTTCATCGACCTGCCCGACCGCTTCTGCACCGGCTCCTCGATCATGCCGCAGAAGAAAAATCCCGACGTGCCGGAGCTGGTACGTGGCAAGTCCGGCCGGGTGTTCGGCGCACTGATGGGCCTGCTGACCCTGATGAAGGGTCAACCGCTGGCCTACAACAAGGACAATCAGGAAGACAAAGAGCCGCTGTTCGACGCCGCCGACACCCTGCGCGACTCGCTGCGCGCCTTCGCCGACATGGTCCCGGCGATCAAGCCCAAGCGCGAGATCATGCGCGAAGCGGCGCGCCGCGGCTTCTCCACCGCCACCGACCTGGCCGACTACCTGGTGCGCAAAGGTTTGCCGTTCCGCGACTGCCACGAAATCGTCGGTCACGCGGTGAAATACGGCGTCGACAGCGGCAAGGATCTGGCCGAGATGAGCCTCGCCGAGCTGCGCCAATTCAGCGACCAGATCGACGACGACGTGTTCGCCGTGCTGACCCTGGAAGGCTCGGTGAATGCCCGCGACCATATCGGCGGCACCGCACCGAATCAGGTCCGCGCCGCCGTGGCGCGGGGCAAGACGCTGCTAGCTGGCCGCTGA
- a CDS encoding GNAT family N-acetyltransferase has protein sequence MALHIRPATVADAALILRLITDLAIYEKAEHEVKTDVVGIQASLFGAESTSHALICEQDGQPIGYAVYFFNYSTWLGKHGLYLEDLYVDPQARGVGAGKALLRHLARIAVARGCGRFEWAVLDWNTPAIEFYESFGARAQDEWTTYRLTGEALSDFAAGHD, from the coding sequence ATGGCCCTGCATATCCGCCCCGCTACCGTCGCCGATGCCGCGCTGATCCTGCGCCTGATCACCGACCTGGCGATTTACGAGAAAGCCGAGCACGAGGTGAAGACCGACGTCGTCGGCATCCAGGCCAGCCTGTTCGGCGCCGAGTCGACCAGCCATGCGCTGATCTGCGAGCAGGATGGCCAGCCGATCGGCTATGCCGTGTATTTCTTCAACTATTCGACCTGGCTGGGCAAACACGGTCTGTATCTGGAAGACCTGTATGTCGACCCGCAGGCGCGTGGCGTCGGCGCCGGCAAGGCTCTGCTGCGCCACCTGGCGCGGATTGCCGTGGCCCGTGGTTGCGGTCGTTTCGAGTGGGCCGTGCTGGACTGGAACACCCCGGCCATCGAGTTCTACGAATCCTTCGGCGCCCGTGCGCAGGATGAATGGACCACCTACCGACTGACCGGTGAAGCGCTCAGCGATTTCGCCGCCGGCCACGATTAA
- a CDS encoding TIGR02647 family protein, which produces MAYTPELIAELEILALYNLANHQEGLKVHNNANPRAQGAIARLHDKGLVNQADGGYLTSLGLEAAEHAQALLTILAPQPAHSS; this is translated from the coding sequence ATGGCCTACACCCCCGAATTGATTGCCGAACTGGAAATCCTCGCCCTGTACAACCTGGCCAACCACCAGGAGGGCCTTAAAGTCCATAACAATGCCAACCCCCGAGCACAGGGCGCGATTGCGCGTCTGCATGACAAAGGCCTGGTCAACCAGGCGGACGGCGGTTACCTGACCAGCCTCGGGCTGGAAGCCGCCGAGCATGCGCAAGCGCTACTGACCATCCTCGCCCCCCAGCCTGCCCACTCAAGCTAA
- a CDS encoding class I adenylate cyclase, which yields MTQREELRPDIDDGIDRKMLAQLRARFLRVNDGRLSRAMQGLSTRQQLVLKLLPLLLHVNHPLLPGYVSATTPAGLSGYEPDEQTLAEVQRLTRSFAYKPRRGKPPLPIHGLFLMGSLGTLAQAELSDLDLWVCHAPDLDAPALAELRKKCDLLEAWAASLGSETHCFLVDPARFTAGARDAQLSSDDCGTTQHYLLLDEFYRTAIWLGGRTPLWWLVPVYEEARYTEYCHTLLTKRFVRAEEVLDLGHLAHIPPGEFIGAGMWQLFKGIESPYKSVLKLLLTEIYASEHPRVECLALRFKQAVFANRLDLDELDPYVMVYRRLEEYLLERGEPERLELIRRCLYLKVNKKLSSPPRNRLKSWQRLLLERLAGDWRWDQRQLATLDSRSQWKVRQVGVERRLLVNELIYSYRFLSQFARRQQAASSLNSRDLGVLGRRLYAAFERKAGKIEFINPGIAPDLGEDSLTLVHCSQADNPGDSQWALYPGNLTVQEWPNFAPLKRTRELLELLAWCHRNGVIDSSTRLSLHPGASDLGEYELSNLLASLRQSIPLPLPSVDESALLQASTPREVLLLINVGLDPLPQHSQMNVHMTSGRTDSLGYSGARENLVLSLDQVSLNSWNELLVKRYDGPYALLDCLRDYLNSLSPDAPRPRLRVRCFCRNRATAIAERVEELFAEVLGSFAHTPHKRFLLQVQQRYHLLDLTPGRVRHATLESLPALLEQLGNERDSYSPLHLDRHALEGDDLALLLPLGRPDCLQVFYRVHGDEAELSVLDEHNALWRQRVPFHDEASLLVPLQRFLQSLLYRRNATLALDDPLPPLPLEVLYYQILPAPPLRAQRVEPRLQPDAAISHPFYDVQAIVEPAAAQRVQVTLYCNHREFSELEYGADLYHAVARHILAQRSGNLRYPCYLTDIDLSRVFGDGAIQSIHYLRYKIRLEAALNQALQNA from the coding sequence ATGACCCAGCGCGAGGAACTCCGCCCGGATATCGACGACGGCATCGATCGCAAGATGCTGGCGCAGCTGCGCGCGCGCTTTCTCCGTGTCAACGACGGACGCCTGAGCCGCGCCATGCAGGGTCTGTCGACCCGCCAACAACTGGTCCTCAAGCTGTTGCCACTGCTGTTGCACGTCAATCATCCGCTGCTGCCCGGTTACGTCTCGGCCACCACCCCGGCCGGCTTGTCCGGCTATGAACCGGACGAGCAGACCCTCGCCGAAGTCCAGCGTCTAACCCGCTCGTTCGCCTACAAGCCGCGACGCGGCAAGCCGCCGCTGCCGATTCATGGCCTGTTCCTGATGGGCAGCCTGGGCACTCTGGCGCAGGCCGAGCTCAGCGATTTGGATCTGTGGGTCTGTCATGCCCCCGACCTCGACGCTCCGGCCCTCGCCGAACTGCGCAAGAAATGCGACCTGCTGGAAGCCTGGGCCGCCAGCCTGGGCAGCGAGACGCACTGCTTTCTGGTCGATCCAGCACGCTTCACCGCCGGCGCCCGCGATGCACAGCTGAGCTCCGACGACTGCGGCACCACCCAGCACTATTTGCTCCTCGACGAGTTCTACCGCACCGCCATCTGGCTCGGCGGGCGCACGCCGCTGTGGTGGCTGGTGCCGGTGTACGAGGAGGCGCGCTACACCGAGTACTGCCACACGCTATTGACCAAGCGCTTCGTGCGCGCCGAGGAGGTGCTCGACCTCGGCCATCTGGCGCACATCCCGCCCGGCGAATTCATCGGCGCCGGCATGTGGCAATTGTTCAAAGGCATCGAGTCGCCCTATAAGTCGGTGCTCAAATTGCTGCTCACCGAGATCTACGCCAGTGAGCATCCGCGCGTCGAATGCCTGGCGCTACGCTTCAAGCAGGCGGTGTTCGCCAATCGCCTGGACCTCGACGAGCTCGATCCCTACGTGATGGTCTATCGGCGTCTGGAGGAGTACCTGCTCGAGCGCGGCGAGCCCGAACGCCTCGAACTGATCCGCCGCTGTCTGTACCTGAAGGTCAATAAAAAACTCAGCAGCCCGCCGCGCAACCGGCTCAAGAGTTGGCAACGCCTGCTGCTCGAACGCCTGGCCGGCGATTGGCGCTGGGATCAGCGGCAATTGGCGACGCTCGATAGCCGCAGCCAGTGGAAAGTCCGCCAGGTCGGCGTCGAGCGGCGGCTGCTGGTCAACGAGCTGATCTACAGCTACCGCTTCCTGTCCCAATTCGCGCGCCGCCAGCAGGCCGCCAGTTCGCTGAACAGCCGCGACCTCGGCGTGCTCGGCCGGCGCCTGTACGCGGCCTTCGAACGCAAAGCCGGGAAAATCGAATTCATCAACCCGGGCATCGCCCCGGACCTCGGCGAAGACAGCCTGACCCTGGTCCACTGCAGCCAGGCCGACAATCCCGGCGACAGCCAGTGGGCGCTGTACCCCGGCAATCTCACCGTCCAGGAATGGCCGAACTTCGCCCCGCTCAAGCGCACGCGCGAACTGCTCGAACTACTCGCCTGGTGCCACCGCAACGGGGTAATCGACAGCAGCACCCGGCTGTCACTGCATCCGGGCGCCAGCGACCTGGGCGAGTACGAGCTGAGCAACCTACTCGCCAGCTTGCGCCAGAGCATTCCGCTGCCGCTGCCAAGCGTCGACGAAAGCGCCCTGTTGCAGGCCAGCACGCCGCGCGAGGTGCTGCTGCTGATCAATGTCGGCCTCGATCCGCTGCCGCAGCACAGTCAGATGAATGTGCACATGACCAGCGGCCGCACCGATTCGCTGGGTTATTCCGGGGCACGCGAGAACCTGGTGCTGAGCCTCGACCAGGTCAGCCTGAACAGTTGGAACGAATTGCTGGTCAAGCGCTACGACGGCCCGTATGCGCTGCTCGACTGCCTGCGCGACTACCTCAACAGCCTCTCGCCGGATGCGCCGCGCCCGCGTCTGCGAGTCCGCTGCTTCTGCCGTAACCGCGCCACGGCGATTGCCGAACGGGTCGAAGAACTGTTCGCCGAGGTGCTCGGCAGTTTCGCCCACACACCGCATAAGCGCTTCCTCCTGCAAGTGCAGCAGCGCTACCACCTGCTCGACCTGACCCCCGGCCGGGTGCGGCACGCGACCCTGGAAAGCCTGCCGGCGCTGCTTGAGCAGCTCGGCAATGAGCGCGACAGCTATAGCCCGCTGCACCTTGACCGCCATGCCTTGGAAGGCGACGACCTGGCGCTGCTGTTGCCGCTGGGCCGGCCGGATTGCCTGCAGGTGTTCTATCGCGTGCACGGCGACGAGGCCGAGCTGAGCGTGCTCGACGAGCACAACGCGCTATGGCGCCAACGCGTGCCGTTTCATGACGAGGCCAGCCTGCTGGTGCCGCTGCAGCGTTTCCTGCAATCGCTGCTGTACCGGCGCAACGCCACGCTGGCGCTCGATGATCCGCTGCCGCCGTTGCCATTGGAGGTGCTGTATTACCAGATCCTCCCGGCGCCACCGCTACGCGCTCAGCGCGTGGAGCCGCGCCTGCAGCCGGACGCGGCGATCAGCCATCCGTTCTACGACGTCCAGGCGATCGTCGAGCCGGCCGCCGCGCAACGCGTGCAGGTCACCCTGTACTGCAACCATCGAGAGTTTTCTGAACTGGAATATGGCGCCGATCTGTACCACGCCGTGGCCCGGCACATCCTCGCCCAACGCAGCGGCAACTTGCGCTATCCCTGCTATCTGACCGATATCGACCTGTCGCGGGTATTCGGCGATGGCGCGATTCAGAGCATCCATTACCTGCGCTACAAGATCCGCCTGGAAGCGGCGCTGAACCAGGCGTTGCAGAACGCCTGA
- the rnk gene encoding nucleoside diphosphate kinase regulator: protein MSTPSITITRLDLQRLERLLDGLEETGPGALALEQELARAQVVGIDEVPAGVVTMNSRAHCRDDNSGKEYHLTLVYPQDAGAEGTVSILAPVGSALLGLSVGQHIDWHGPSGKPIKLTLLAVEYQPEAAGEYRR, encoded by the coding sequence ATGAGCACACCGTCGATCACCATTACCCGTCTCGATCTGCAGCGCCTGGAGCGTCTGCTCGATGGTCTGGAAGAAACCGGCCCCGGCGCCTTGGCGCTGGAGCAGGAGCTGGCGCGTGCCCAGGTGGTCGGGATCGATGAGGTACCGGCGGGCGTGGTGACGATGAACTCGCGGGCGCATTGTCGCGATGACAACAGCGGCAAGGAATATCACCTGACCCTGGTGTATCCGCAGGATGCCGGTGCCGAAGGCACGGTGTCGATTCTGGCCCCGGTGGGCAGCGCGCTGCTGGGCCTGTCGGTCGGCCAGCACATCGACTGGCACGGCCCGTCCGGCAAGCCGATCAAGCTGACCCTGCTGGCGGTCGAGTATCAGCCCGAAGCAGCGGGCGAGTACCGTCGCTAA
- a CDS encoding DUF1289 domain-containing protein, with the protein MASPCRRQCCLDWQDICLGCGRSLDEICEWGAASERRRRHICALAQRRLGPTHG; encoded by the coding sequence GTGGCCTCGCCGTGCCGCCGGCAATGTTGTCTCGATTGGCAGGATATCTGCCTGGGCTGCGGTCGCTCGCTAGATGAAATCTGCGAATGGGGCGCGGCCAGCGAGAGGCGGCGCCGGCACATCTGCGCGCTGGCGCAGCGCCGGTTAGGTCCGACGCACGGTTAG
- the cyaY gene encoding iron donor protein CyaY — protein sequence MSLSEARFHDLVDAAQQAVEDIYDDSDLDLDLENSAGVLTVRFPNGSQVILSRQAPIRQLWLAARSGGFHFDYDAESERWVCDSSDELLGEMLARITLEQAGEALEFDEL from the coding sequence ATGAGTTTGAGCGAAGCCCGTTTCCATGACCTGGTCGATGCCGCCCAGCAGGCCGTGGAAGATATTTACGATGACAGTGATCTGGACCTCGATCTGGAGAATTCCGCCGGGGTGCTGACCGTGCGCTTCCCGAATGGCAGCCAGGTGATCCTCAGCCGCCAAGCGCCGATCCGCCAGCTCTGGCTGGCGGCGCGCTCGGGTGGTTTCCACTTCGATTACGACGCCGAAAGCGAGCGCTGGGTGTGCGACAGCAGCGATGAATTGCTCGGCGAAATGCTCGCCCGCATCACCCTCGAACAAGCGGGCGAAGCGCTTGAGTTCGACGAGCTCTGA
- a CDS encoding AraC family transcriptional regulator, which yields MDHSLTLVSSVSVAYLQGLLDHLQRQGIEPAALFARAQLSPALLAQREQRIAASTYLKLLGLGVELSGDEQLGLHLGEAVRPGYYGVLGYLLMSCATLGDALHRQARYAALVGNLGLVDLADEPPRAGCEPLVAHSWQPLLALQQRQTSEETLAGWVTFGHWISGLDEAPTEVRFQHPAPADTAEHQRIFRCPVRFGQADNALIFPKRLLAAPLGQADALVRAPLDAYAERQLRELRQGHTVLDRARLVLAGQLTEQGVDLERLAEQLQLSPRTLQRRLREAGLSFSHLVDETRQLLVLHYLRDPALELVDIAWRVGFSEPGSLARAFRRWTGQSPAEFRRSLSSPSGE from the coding sequence ATGGACCATTCGCTCACCCTGGTCAGTTCGGTGTCCGTCGCCTACTTGCAGGGCTTACTCGACCATCTGCAGCGGCAAGGTATCGAGCCAGCGGCGCTGTTCGCTCGTGCGCAACTGAGCCCGGCACTGCTCGCCCAGCGCGAGCAGCGGATTGCCGCCAGCACCTATCTCAAACTGCTCGGCCTGGGCGTCGAGCTGAGTGGCGACGAGCAGCTCGGTCTGCATCTCGGCGAAGCGGTGCGACCGGGTTATTACGGGGTTCTCGGCTATCTACTGATGAGTTGCGCCACACTCGGCGATGCGCTGCATCGGCAGGCGCGCTACGCCGCGCTGGTGGGCAATCTGGGCTTGGTCGACCTGGCTGACGAGCCGCCGCGGGCCGGCTGCGAGCCACTGGTCGCGCATAGCTGGCAGCCATTGCTGGCCTTGCAGCAGCGGCAGACCAGCGAGGAAACCCTGGCCGGCTGGGTGACGTTCGGCCACTGGATCAGCGGTCTGGACGAGGCACCGACCGAGGTGCGTTTCCAGCATCCGGCGCCCGCCGATACCGCTGAGCATCAGCGGATTTTTCGCTGCCCGGTGCGGTTTGGCCAAGCCGACAACGCGCTGATCTTTCCCAAACGCCTGCTGGCTGCGCCGCTCGGCCAGGCCGACGCGTTGGTGCGTGCACCGCTTGATGCCTATGCCGAGCGTCAGCTGCGCGAACTGCGTCAAGGCCACACGGTGCTCGACCGCGCGCGACTGGTGCTGGCCGGGCAACTGACCGAACAGGGCGTCGATCTGGAACGCTTGGCCGAGCAGCTGCAACTGAGTCCGCGGACCTTGCAGCGGCGCCTGCGCGAGGCCGGATTATCCTTTAGTCACTTGGTCGACGAGACGCGCCAGCTGCTGGTGCTGCATTATCTACGCGACCCCGCGCTGGAACTGGTCGATATCGCCTGGCGTGTCGGCTTCAGCGAGCCCGGCTCGCTGGCCCGTGCGTTCCGCCGCTGGACAGGGCAAAGTCCGGCCGAATTTCGGCGCAGCCTGTCATCGCCCTCTGGCGAATGA
- a CDS encoding lipoprotein gives MKRLLLPFLALAVLCGALAGCGQKGPLYHPGDEKAAKQHEKDVYEL, from the coding sequence ATGAAGCGCCTCTTGCTTCCCTTCCTCGCCCTCGCCGTCCTTTGCGGCGCGCTGGCTGGCTGCGGCCAGAAAGGCCCGCTGTACCATCCGGGCGACGAAAAAGCCGCGAAACAACACGAAAAAGACGTCTACGAACTTTAA
- the lysA gene encoding diaminopimelate decarboxylase: MEAFNYRDGQLFAESVALSGIAERFGTPTYVYSRAHIEAQYRAYADALSGMPHLVCFAVKANSNLGVLNILARLGSGFDIVSRGELERVLAAGGAPDKIVFSGVGKTRDDMRRALEVGVHCFNVESTDELERLQQVAAEMGKAAAISLRVNPDVDAGTHPYISTGLKENKFGIAIADAPAVYARAAELANLQVVGVDCHIGSQLTSLPPFLDALDRLLALIDTLAEQGIRIRHLDLGGGLGVRYKDEAPPLAGDYIAAVRERIQGRDLALVFEPGRSIVANAGALLTRVEYLKHTEHKDFAIVDAAMNDLIRPALYQAWMDVVPVAPREGAARTYDLVGPICETGDFLAKNRELTLAEGDLLAVCSAGAYGFVMSSNYNTRGRAAEVLVDGEQAFEVRRRETLAELYAGESLLPL; this comes from the coding sequence ATGGAGGCCTTCAACTACCGCGACGGTCAACTGTTCGCGGAGAGCGTGGCGTTGTCCGGCATTGCCGAGCGTTTCGGCACGCCGACCTACGTGTACTCGCGCGCCCATATCGAGGCGCAGTACCGCGCGTATGCCGATGCCCTGAGCGGCATGCCGCACCTGGTGTGCTTCGCGGTCAAAGCCAACTCCAACCTCGGCGTGCTGAATATCCTCGCGCGTCTGGGCAGTGGCTTCGACATCGTCTCGCGCGGCGAACTGGAACGCGTACTGGCCGCCGGCGGCGCGCCGGACAAGATCGTCTTCTCCGGCGTTGGCAAAACTCGTGACGACATGCGCCGGGCGCTGGAAGTCGGCGTGCATTGCTTCAACGTCGAATCCACCGACGAGCTGGAACGCCTGCAGCAAGTTGCTGCCGAAATGGGCAAGGCCGCGGCGATCTCACTGCGCGTCAATCCGGACGTCGATGCCGGCACCCATCCGTATATCTCCACCGGCCTCAAAGAAAACAAGTTCGGCATCGCCATCGCCGATGCGCCGGCCGTGTATGCCCGCGCCGCCGAGCTGGCGAATCTGCAGGTAGTCGGCGTGGACTGCCACATCGGTTCGCAGCTGACCAGCCTGCCACCGTTCCTCGACGCGCTGGATCGCCTGCTGGCCTTGATCGACACCCTCGCCGAACAAGGCATCCGCATCCGCCATCTGGATCTCGGTGGCGGCCTCGGCGTGCGTTACAAGGACGAGGCTCCGCCCCTGGCCGGCGACTATATCGCCGCGGTGCGCGAACGCATCCAGGGCCGCGATCTGGCCCTGGTGTTCGAGCCGGGCCGCTCGATCGTCGCCAATGCCGGCGCGTTGCTGACCCGCGTCGAATACCTCAAGCACACCGAGCACAAGGACTTCGCCATCGTCGATGCGGCGATGAACGACCTGATTCGCCCGGCGCTGTATCAAGCCTGGATGGACGTCGTGCCGGTCGCTCCGCGTGAAGGCGCGGCGCGCACCTATGACCTGGTCGGGCCGATCTGCGAGACCGGCGACTTTCTCGCCAAGAATCGCGAGCTGACCTTGGCCGAAGGCGACCTGTTGGCCGTGTGCTCGGCCGGCGCCTACGGCTTCGTCATGAGCTCCAACTACAACACCCGCGGCCGCGCCGCCGAGGTGCTGGTGGACGGTGAGCAGGCCTTCGAGGTGCGGCGCCGGGAAACTCTCGCGGAACTCTATGCCGGCGAAAGCCTGCTGCCGCTCTGA
- the dapF gene encoding diaminopimelate epimerase yields the protein MLLRFTKMHGLGNDFMVLDLISQHAHIQGKHAKQWGDRHTGVGFDQLLLVEAPSSPDVDFRYRIFNADGSEVEQCGNGARCFARFVMDKRLTAKKLIRVETKGGIIELNLRNDGQITVDMGAPRLVPQQIPFQAEAEALSYRVDVDGQTVELAAVSMGNPHAVLRVDDVASAPVHQLGPQLEHHPRFPQRVNVGFLQVLSRQQAKLRVWERGAGETQACGTGACAAAVAAIRQGWMDSPVQLELPGGKLAIEWAGPGQPVMMTGPAVRVYEGQVRL from the coding sequence ATGTTATTGCGCTTCACCAAAATGCACGGCCTGGGCAACGACTTCATGGTCCTCGACCTGATCAGCCAGCACGCGCACATCCAGGGTAAACACGCCAAACAGTGGGGCGACCGCCACACCGGGGTCGGCTTCGATCAGCTGCTGCTGGTCGAGGCACCGAGCAGTCCGGACGTCGATTTCCGCTATCGCATCTTCAATGCCGACGGCTCGGAAGTGGAACAGTGCGGCAACGGCGCGCGCTGCTTCGCCCGCTTCGTGATGGACAAACGCCTGACCGCGAAGAAGCTGATCCGCGTCGAGACCAAGGGCGGTATCATCGAGTTGAATCTGCGCAACGACGGGCAGATCACCGTCGACATGGGCGCGCCGCGCCTGGTGCCGCAGCAGATTCCCTTCCAGGCCGAAGCCGAAGCACTCAGCTACCGCGTCGACGTCGACGGGCAAACCGTCGAACTGGCCGCCGTGTCGATGGGCAACCCGCATGCGGTGCTGCGCGTCGATGACGTGGCCAGCGCGCCGGTCCATCAATTAGGCCCGCAACTGGAGCACCATCCGCGCTTTCCGCAACGGGTCAACGTCGGCTTCCTGCAGGTGCTCAGCCGCCAGCAGGCCAAGCTGCGCGTCTGGGAGCGCGGCGCCGGGGAAACCCAGGCCTGCGGCACCGGCGCCTGCGCGGCGGCGGTCGCGGCGATCCGCCAGGGCTGGATGGATTCGCCGGTGCAGCTGGAACTGCCCGGCGGCAAACTGGCCATCGAGTGGGCAGGTCCGGGACAGCCGGTTATGATGACCGGACCCGCCGTTCGCGTGTATGAAGGACAGGTTCGTCTATGA
- a CDS encoding DUF484 family protein: MTDQRQDPPESLDSASVAAYLRQHPEFFVDHDELIPELRIPHLPGEAVSLVERQVKLLRERNIEMRHRLSQLMDVARDNDRLFDKTRRLVLELLDATSLEEVVGAVEDSLRHDFQVAHVSLILFNDTPQPVGRWVSSAEAHQTIGGLLAGGKTTCGALRSPELEFLFGSEEAVKVGSAAVVALTHQGLHGVLAIGSADPQHYKSSLGTLFLGYIAEVLARVLPRYAQPLRSVR; the protein is encoded by the coding sequence ATGACCGATCAGCGCCAGGATCCGCCCGAGTCGCTCGACTCCGCCAGCGTCGCCGCCTATCTGCGGCAACACCCGGAATTCTTCGTCGATCACGACGAGTTGATCCCCGAGCTGCGCATTCCGCATCTGCCCGGCGAGGCGGTGTCCCTGGTCGAACGTCAGGTCAAGCTGCTGCGCGAACGCAACATCGAGATGCGCCATCGCCTGTCGCAACTGATGGATGTGGCGCGCGACAACGACCGGCTGTTCGACAAGACCCGTCGCCTGGTGCTCGAACTGCTGGATGCGACCAGCCTGGAAGAAGTGGTCGGCGCCGTGGAAGACAGCCTGCGCCACGACTTTCAGGTCGCCCATGTCAGCCTGATCCTGTTCAACGACACGCCCCAGCCGGTCGGCCGCTGGGTCAGCAGCGCCGAGGCGCACCAAACCATCGGCGGCTTGCTGGCGGGCGGTAAGACCACCTGCGGCGCGTTGCGTAGCCCGGAGCTGGAATTCCTGTTCGGTAGCGAAGAAGCGGTAAAGGTCGGTTCGGCCGCAGTCGTCGCCCTCACCCATCAGGGCCTGCATGGGGTGTTGGCGATCGGTAGCGCCGACCCCCAGCATTACAAGAGTTCGCTGGGCACGCTGTTCCTCGGCTACATCGCCGAAGTCCTGGCTCGCGTATTACCGCGCTATGCGCAACCGCTGCGCTCGGTGCGCTAA